A part of Emcibacter nanhaiensis genomic DNA contains:
- a CDS encoding L-threonylcarbamoyladenylate synthase yields the protein MSSPQDNQTAMNYKNVFSANSVNYTLAAKYLRQGKLVSFPTETVYGLGADACNGEAVATIFATKNRPNFNPLIVHVPDLETAENYVFLDETSRRLAEKFWPGPFTLVLPRKEDCPLSPLVSAGLDTVAIRVPRHHMARELLQTFGGAIAAPSANKSGRVSPTTAEHVAREFTPEEVPLILDGGPCEEGLESTIVQVSGQEVLLLRPGTVTPREIELVAGLPVRLVKNADNPVAPGQLKSHYAPRARLRLNATHAEPGEALLAFGRAVPKDGVITRNLSPNGSLTEAAASLFSLMRELDELGIARIAVMPIPMQGLGLAINDRLERAAAPRPDEEEA from the coding sequence ACGGCTATGAATTACAAGAATGTCTTCAGCGCTAATTCCGTGAATTACACCCTGGCCGCCAAATATCTGCGACAGGGAAAACTGGTGTCCTTTCCGACAGAGACCGTATATGGCCTGGGCGCAGATGCCTGCAACGGCGAGGCAGTTGCCACCATCTTTGCAACCAAGAACCGGCCGAATTTCAACCCCCTGATCGTGCATGTGCCCGACCTTGAAACAGCCGAAAATTACGTATTCCTGGATGAAACATCGCGCCGGCTGGCGGAAAAATTCTGGCCCGGCCCCTTTACCCTGGTCCTGCCGCGAAAAGAAGACTGTCCTTTAAGCCCGCTGGTCTCGGCCGGCCTTGATACGGTGGCGATCCGCGTACCCCGCCACCACATGGCCCGGGAACTCCTGCAGACATTCGGCGGCGCCATCGCCGCCCCCAGCGCCAATAAGTCCGGCCGGGTCAGCCCGACCACCGCCGAACATGTCGCCCGCGAATTCACGCCCGAGGAAGTGCCCCTGATCCTCGATGGCGGCCCCTGTGAAGAGGGCCTGGAATCGACCATCGTCCAGGTCTCCGGACAGGAAGTCCTGCTGCTCAGGCCCGGCACCGTCACCCCCAGGGAAATCGAACTGGTCGCCGGCCTGCCGGTCCGGCTGGTGAAGAATGCAGACAATCCGGTTGCCCCCGGGCAGCTCAAGAGCCATTATGCGCCAAGGGCCCGGCTGCGGCTGAATGCCACCCACGCAGAGCCGGGCGAGGCGTTGCTGGCCTTTGGCCGCGCTGTCCCGAAGGACGGCGTCATCACCCGCAACCTCAGCCCCAACGGCAGTCTGACCGAAGCGGCCGCCAGCCTGTTTTCCCTGATGCGGGAACTGGATGAACTGGGTATTGCCAGAATTGCCGTGATGCCGATCCCGATGCAGGGCCTCGGCCTGGCCATCAACGACCGCCTGGAGCGGGCGGCGGCGCCGCGACCGGACGAGGAAGAAGCCTGA
- a CDS encoding FAD-binding oxidoreductase, translating to MTKPDQNHLDNLKSIAGAGGWSDDPDVLAPHLVEWRDLYQGKTPLLLLPDSSEKVAALVKYCHDNRLPLVPQGGNTGLVGGGLPDDSGNEILISLKRLNKVRLRDPLNQTITVEAGVILADLQAMAEEMDLYFPLSLASEGTCQVGGNISSNAGGVGVLKYGNMRDLVLGLEVVLPDGQLWDGLTGLRKDNTGYDLKQLFIGSEGTLGIVTAATLKLYPRPLNTQTALLAIPSPQAAIELLTLARKMSGDLVTAFEIIPRIGLDFLVRHMDATDPMETAYDWHILMECSSSLDRLHLDLENLFQQIMETAMEQELVLDGVIASSEQQRDNLWALRENLSEVQKFEGGSIKHDISVPVSKIPEFLEKATAAVEQAIPGIRPVPFGHIGDGNIHFNLTQPEGADKAAYLDRWEEVNKIVHDIVHGLDGSISAEHGIGRLKVEELTRYKSPLALDLMRKLKKTLDPANILNPGRIVQND from the coding sequence ATGACAAAGCCTGACCAAAACCATCTGGATAATCTCAAAAGTATCGCCGGCGCCGGCGGCTGGTCGGATGATCCCGACGTGCTGGCCCCTCACCTTGTGGAGTGGCGCGACCTTTATCAGGGCAAGACCCCCCTGTTACTGTTGCCCGACAGTTCGGAAAAAGTGGCCGCCCTGGTGAAATACTGCCATGACAACCGCCTCCCCCTGGTTCCCCAGGGTGGAAATACCGGCCTGGTCGGCGGCGGCCTGCCCGATGACAGCGGCAACGAGATCCTGATCAGCCTCAAACGCCTCAACAAGGTGCGGCTCCGCGATCCGCTGAACCAGACCATCACCGTCGAGGCCGGCGTCATTCTCGCCGACCTGCAGGCCATGGCCGAGGAGATGGACCTTTATTTTCCGCTCAGCCTCGCCTCCGAAGGCACCTGCCAGGTGGGCGGCAATATTTCCAGCAATGCCGGCGGCGTCGGCGTGCTGAAATACGGCAACATGCGCGATCTGGTGCTGGGACTGGAAGTGGTGCTGCCGGACGGCCAACTGTGGGACGGCCTGACCGGGCTCCGGAAAGACAATACCGGGTACGACCTGAAACAGCTGTTCATCGGCTCCGAAGGCACGCTGGGCATCGTCACCGCCGCCACCCTGAAACTCTATCCCCGGCCGCTCAACACGCAGACGGCGCTGCTGGCCATTCCGTCGCCGCAGGCGGCGATCGAGCTTTTGACCCTGGCCCGGAAAATGAGCGGCGACCTGGTTACCGCCTTCGAAATCATTCCCCGCATCGGTCTGGACTTCCTGGTCCGGCATATGGACGCCACGGACCCCATGGAAACAGCCTATGACTGGCACATCCTGATGGAATGTTCATCGTCGCTGGACCGGTTGCACCTCGACCTGGAAAACCTGTTCCAGCAGATCATGGAAACCGCAATGGAACAGGAGCTGGTGCTGGACGGGGTGATCGCCAGCAGCGAACAGCAGCGTGACAATCTGTGGGCGCTCCGGGAAAACCTGTCGGAAGTGCAGAAGTTCGAAGGCGGCAGCATCAAGCATGATATTTCCGTGCCGGTTTCCAAGATTCCGGAATTCCTGGAAAAAGCCACCGCCGCAGTGGAGCAGGCCATTCCCGGCATCCGGCCGGTGCCGTTCGGCCATATCGGCGACGGCAATATCCATTTCAACCTGACCCAGCCGGAAGGCGCCGACAAGGCCGCCTATCTCGACCGCTGGGAAGAGGTGAACAAGATCGTCCATGACATTGTGCACGGACTGGACGGCAGCATCAGCGCCGAGCACGGCATCGGCCGGCTCAAGGTGGAGGAGCTGACCCGTTATAAGTCGCCCCTCGCCCTTGACCTGATGCGTAAACTGAAAAAGACACTGGACCCGGCAAATATTCTTAATCCGGGACGGATTGTCCAGAACGATTAA